The DNA sequence CATATCAAAAAATTCATTATTCGTTTTAGTCATAGATAACTTATTAATTAAAAATTCCATTGCATCAATTTCAGACATTGGATGAATAATTTTTCTTAAAATCCACATTTTTTGTAACTCATCTGCTGATGTTAATAATTCTTCTTTTCTCGTTCCAGAACGATTATAATCAATAGCTGGAAAAACTCGTTTTTCTGCAATTTTTCTTGATAATGGTAATTCCATATTACCGGTTCCTTTAAATTCTTCATAAATTACTTCATCCATTTTTGAACCTGTATCAACTAATGCAGTAGCAATTATAGTTAAACTTCCACCTTCTTTAACATTTCTTGCAGCTCCAAAAAAACGTTTTGGTCTATGTAATGCATTTGCGTCTACACCACCTGTTAAAACTTTTCCAGAAGATGGAACAACTGTGTTATAAGCTCGAGCTAATCGAGTAATTGAATCTAATAATATAATGACATCTTTTTTATGTTCTACTAACCTTTTAGCTTTTTCAATCACCATTTCAGCAACTTGAACATGACGAGAAGCTGGTTCATCAAAAGTAGATGCAATTACTTCTCCTTTCACTAATTTTTGCATTTCAGTTACTTCTTCTGGTCTTTCATCAATTAAAAGAACCATTAATAAACAATCTGGATGATTATAAGCTATACTTTGAGCAATATTTTGTAAAAGAATAGTTTTTCCTGCTTTTGGAGGAGCAACAATTAAACCTCTTTGTCCTCTTCCAATTGGAGAAGCTAAATCTAATACTCTAGCAGTTAAATCTTCAGTTGATCCATTCCCTCTTTCCATTCGTAAACGAGAATTAGCATGAGAAGGGGTTAAATTTTCAAATAAAATTTTATTTCTTGAATTTTCTGGTTTATCATAATTTACTTTTTTTACTTTTAATAAAGCAAAATATCTTTCTCCAACTTTAGGAGGTCGAATTTTTCCTGAAATTGTATCTCCTGTTCTTAAATTAAAACGACGTATTTGACTAGGAGACACATATATATCATCTGGACCTGCTAAATAAGAACTATCAGAAGATCTTAAAAATCCAAATCCATCTTGTAATATTTCTAAAACTCCATCTCCAAAAATATTTTCACCGCTTTTTGAATGTTGTTTTAAAATAGAAAAAATAATACCTTGTTTTCTCATACGAGCAAGATTTTCCAATCCCATATTTTCGCCAAGTATGATTAATTTAGAAACTGATGTATTTTTAAGTGCAGTAAGATTCATAATGGTAGGTTTCTTAATAAAAAATCAAAAATCATTTTTATATTTGAAAATTTTTACTTAAATTTTAATTATTTTTTTTAATTATTTTAATAAATAAACAAGATAAAAATTTTTTTAAAATTTTTGTTTAAAAAAAGTTATTTATAATAATTATTTAATATATTTATTCAAAAACAATTTTAACTTTTCTTTTGTAGAAAAACCTATATTTTTATTAATAATTTTATTATTTTTAAATAATATTAATGTAGGTACACTTTGAATTGAATAATTTGATGCAGTTTTTGAATTTTTTTCAATATCTAATTTAAAAATTTTTAATTTATTTTTATAATCATCATAAATATCTTCTAAAATTAAAGATAATGCTTGACATGGAGCACACCAAGAAGCCCAAAAATCTACTAAAATATTACCTTTATAATTTAATATATAATTTTTAAAATTTTCATCTGTTAAATTTTTAATTTTTTTTGTCATATTGTAAATCTCTTAAATTTTTAAATTAAAAAAAATTTTATTTCAATTTAAAAATTTTATTTTTAAATAAATTAATTTTTATTAAAAATTTTTAAATAAATTTAAAAAATTAAAAATAAAAATTAATAAATTTATTAAAAAAATAATTAAAATAATTTTTTTCTTATATTATAAAAATAAATTTTTATTTTATAAAATTTATTTTTTTTTAAATATAAAAATTATATTTAAAAAAAATAATATAAGAAAAAAATATAAAACAATTTAATTCAAAATTTGAAAATATTAATTTTTTTAAAAAATTTATAACATAAATATATTTTAAGAATTAAATTTTATTTTTTTCATATTAATCATATATTTTCTTAAAATTCTTCCAACTTTTTCAATAGGATGATTATAAATTTTTTCATTTATTTTTTTTAAAGTAATATTATCAATACTATTTGAAACTAAAAAATTGCCTAAATCTCCATAATGTAAATTTTTCATAAATTTATTCAATAATGGAACAGCATTATTAGAAAATAAATAATTACCATACTCTGCAGTATCTGATATAACTAAATTCATTTCAAATAATTTTTTTCTTGCAATAGTATTTGCAATTAAAGGAAGTTCATGCAAAGATTCATAATATGCAGATTCTTTACAAATTCCAGATTCTAC is a window from the Buchnera aphidicola (Periphyllus koelreuteriae) genome containing:
- the rho gene encoding transcription termination factor Rho, which produces MNLTALKNTSVSKLIILGENMGLENLARMRKQGIIFSILKQHSKSGENIFGDGVLEILQDGFGFLRSSDSSYLAGPDDIYVSPSQIRRFNLRTGDTISGKIRPPKVGERYFALLKVKKVNYDKPENSRNKILFENLTPSHANSRLRMERGNGSTEDLTARVLDLASPIGRGQRGLIVAPPKAGKTILLQNIAQSIAYNHPDCLLMVLLIDERPEEVTEMQKLVKGEVIASTFDEPASRHVQVAEMVIEKAKRLVEHKKDVIILLDSITRLARAYNTVVPSSGKVLTGGVDANALHRPKRFFGAARNVKEGGSLTIIATALVDTGSKMDEVIYEEFKGTGNMELPLSRKIAEKRVFPAIDYNRSGTRKEELLTSADELQKMWILRKIIHPMSEIDAMEFLINKLSMTKTNNEFFDMMKHS
- the trxA gene encoding thioredoxin, coding for MTKKIKNLTDENFKNYILNYKGNILVDFWASWCAPCQALSLILEDIYDDYKNKLKIFKLDIEKNSKTASNYSIQSVPTLILFKNNKIINKNIGFSTKEKLKLFLNKYIK